Proteins from a single region of Sporosarcina sp. P33:
- a CDS encoding accessory Sec system S-layer assembly protein: protein MKLFNLFKKTEKTGLESTVESEEILENGQAGSGDEDIETELSLHEQWNLTQEQEYVFRFLANELEPLKPNQISLSGIDIDFEPANDSWLVKSFFRSSLDQAITVGTIELLLLDAEGNTAASAEFDLNELGEIPARSARPWVFVFEKKDQLAEEIPAENWKLAFNVHSMMPHQLELAPSWEEQLPAEQKEALADIVEGLPKLKPREVNIAGFQIQKQDDGNIAASVFVRNGHSKQINIEKLPLELIDATGELVARGTFDLKPPLSVKANSTTPWTFIYPKELIVKAEPDFSRWTIRVPQDATN, encoded by the coding sequence ATGAAACTCTTCAACTTATTCAAAAAGACTGAAAAAACCGGATTGGAAAGTACAGTAGAATCCGAAGAAATCTTAGAGAACGGCCAGGCAGGTTCAGGCGATGAAGATATCGAGACTGAATTATCACTTCATGAGCAATGGAACCTGACGCAGGAACAGGAATATGTTTTCCGTTTTCTTGCAAATGAACTGGAGCCATTAAAGCCAAATCAAATCTCTTTATCTGGTATCGACATCGATTTCGAACCTGCAAATGACAGCTGGCTAGTAAAATCATTTTTCCGTTCTTCACTTGACCAAGCCATCACTGTAGGAACAATTGAACTTCTATTATTGGACGCAGAAGGCAACACAGCGGCTTCCGCGGAATTCGACCTGAATGAATTGGGTGAAATTCCTGCGCGCAGTGCACGTCCGTGGGTATTCGTTTTTGAAAAGAAAGACCAGCTGGCTGAAGAAATTCCCGCTGAAAACTGGAAGCTGGCATTCAACGTACACTCCATGATGCCGCACCAATTGGAACTTGCCCCTTCCTGGGAAGAGCAGCTTCCTGCTGAACAAAAAGAAGCGCTGGCTGACATCGTTGAAGGTCTTCCAAAATTGAAGCCCCGCGAAGTAAATATCGCCGGTTTCCAAATACAGAAGCAAGATGACGGCAATATTGCCGCATCGGTCTTCGTCCGCAACGGCCACTCCAAGCAGATCAATATTGAAAAGCTGCCGCTTGAACTGATCGATGCGACCGGAGAACTGGTGGCACGGGGAACATTTGACCTGAAACCGCCACTTTCGGTAAAAGCAAACAGCACCACTCCTTGGACATTCATTTATCCGAAGGAACTGATTGTCAAAGCAGAACCGGATTTCTCCCGCTGGACCATCCGCGTTCCTCAAGACGCAACTAATTAA
- a CDS encoding cytochrome c oxidase subunit 2A, translating into MSKKQVSSKNQPKEEANLKGTLIMVMIVGIVILIMWFGAYGLFISR; encoded by the coding sequence TTGAGCAAGAAACAGGTGTCTTCTAAAAACCAGCCAAAAGAAGAAGCGAATCTAAAAGGTACATTAATCATGGTAATGATTGTTGGTATCGTTATTCTTATCATGTGGTTCGGCGCTTACGGATTATTCATATCTAGATAA
- a CDS encoding b(o/a)3-type cytochrome-c oxidase subunit 1 produces MELFNFSKKESRLYMAFMHVTFISLLVGGLMGLLQTLVRSGKYTLPFNIDYYTILTTHGVVLGLVLTTFFIVGFQFSLMGKTVGISGKQLKWGWISFWVMLVGTVLSAWMILTGEASVLYTFYTPLRAHPVFYIGLAMVIIGSWIAAFVNFRQLYVWKKAHKGEKSPLLAFMVVINMIMWVVASLGVAYSVVVLILPWSLGYVATVNVLLTRTLFWYFGHPLVYFWLLPAYMAWYAIIPKIIGGKLFSDSLARLAFILLLMFSIPVGFHHQLTEPGIDPTWKFIQVVLTFMVVIPSLMTAFSLFATFEITGRKKGYTSLFGWFKKLPWKDVRFLAPFVGMAAFIPGGAGGIINASHQVNSLVHNTIWITGHFHLTVATTVILTFFGIAYWLIPHLTGRRLTPRLNKLGIIQTFIWAIGMTIMSTSMHIQGLIGGPRRSAFSEYAGGDQVSTWISYQLSQAVGGTILFIGILLMFYIFIQLAFFAPRGYEEYPIAEEEPDAEKTPKILENWYLWIGITIALILFAYTIPMIDIIKHSPPGSIPFDWPIGRS; encoded by the coding sequence ATGGAACTATTCAACTTCTCGAAAAAAGAATCCAGACTCTATATGGCCTTTATGCATGTCACGTTCATCTCGCTCTTAGTCGGCGGTTTAATGGGACTGCTCCAGACTTTGGTCCGTTCAGGAAAATATACATTGCCATTTAATATTGACTATTACACGATTTTAACAACACACGGCGTAGTACTGGGTCTTGTATTGACTACATTCTTCATCGTAGGCTTCCAGTTCTCTCTTATGGGAAAAACAGTCGGTATTTCCGGCAAACAACTAAAATGGGGCTGGATTTCATTTTGGGTAATGCTAGTCGGAACTGTATTATCTGCGTGGATGATCTTAACAGGTGAAGCATCCGTATTGTATACATTCTACACACCGCTTCGCGCACATCCGGTATTCTATATTGGATTGGCAATGGTTATTATCGGCAGCTGGATTGCTGCATTCGTAAACTTCCGTCAATTATATGTATGGAAGAAAGCACATAAAGGTGAAAAATCTCCATTACTTGCGTTCATGGTCGTCATTAACATGATCATGTGGGTTGTTGCATCACTTGGTGTAGCGTACTCAGTTGTTGTATTAATCTTACCTTGGTCACTCGGTTATGTCGCGACAGTCAACGTGTTACTGACACGCACACTATTCTGGTACTTCGGTCACCCGCTCGTATATTTCTGGTTATTGCCTGCTTATATGGCTTGGTACGCAATTATCCCAAAAATTATCGGCGGAAAGCTATTCAGTGACTCATTGGCAAGACTTGCATTCATTCTATTGCTGATGTTCTCGATTCCGGTCGGATTCCACCACCAATTGACCGAACCGGGTATTGACCCGACTTGGAAATTCATCCAAGTAGTTTTGACATTCATGGTCGTCATCCCTTCATTGATGACTGCATTCTCTCTGTTTGCTACTTTTGAAATTACAGGAAGAAAAAAAGGATATACATCTCTCTTCGGCTGGTTTAAGAAACTGCCTTGGAAAGATGTTCGTTTCTTAGCACCGTTCGTAGGTATGGCAGCGTTTATTCCAGGCGGAGCAGGCGGTATTATTAACGCTTCCCACCAGGTAAACTCTCTTGTCCATAACACAATCTGGATTACCGGGCATTTCCATTTAACGGTCGCAACCACTGTCATTTTGACGTTTTTCGGTATTGCGTATTGGCTGATTCCTCACTTGACAGGACGCCGTTTGACTCCGAGATTAAATAAATTAGGAATCATTCAGACATTCATCTGGGCGATCGGTATGACGATCATGTCTACTTCCATGCACATTCAAGGTTTGATCGGCGGACCGCGTCGTTCAGCTTTCTCTGAATATGCAGGCGGAGATCAAGTTTCCACATGGATCAGTTATCAGTTGTCGCAGGCAGTCGGCGGAACCATTCTATTCATCGGTATTCTGCTGATGTTCTACATCTTTATTCAATTGGCATTCTTCGCACCACGCGGTTATGAAGAATACCCGATCGCTGAAGAAGAGCCCGACGCAGAGAAAACACCAAAGATTTTGGAGAACTGGTACTTATGGATCGGTATCACTATCGCTTTGATATTATTTGCGTATACTATTCCGATGATCGATATTATCAAGCACTCACCTCCTGGATCTATACCATTCGACTGGCCTATCGGACGTTCTTAA
- a CDS encoding C40 family peptidase produces the protein MNLLQKVLSVIALSAVLIVAPFTGQAEAAGKTTNITKTATSLTGIKYRYGGTTRAGFDCSGYVGYVFKQNGLKVARTSKAMYASGRAVKKSNLRNGDLVFFNTTGRGVSHVGIYVGNGKFAHASTSKGVRVDRVNDVYWGKRYIGAKRVAGI, from the coding sequence ATGAATCTATTGCAAAAAGTACTATCAGTTATTGCGTTATCTGCTGTATTAATTGTCGCGCCTTTTACGGGACAAGCTGAAGCGGCAGGAAAAACTACTAATATTACCAAAACGGCAACAAGTCTTACAGGAATCAAATACCGTTACGGCGGAACAACTAGAGCAGGTTTTGATTGCTCAGGTTATGTCGGCTATGTATTTAAACAAAACGGATTAAAGGTAGCAAGAACGTCCAAAGCTATGTATGCATCAGGACGTGCTGTAAAGAAGTCAAATCTTCGCAACGGCGATCTGGTATTCTTTAATACAACCGGCCGCGGGGTGTCCCATGTAGGGATCTATGTAGGCAACGGCAAATTCGCGCATGCGTCCACATCTAAAGGTGTGCGTGTAGACAGAGTAAATGATGTATATTGGGGCAAGCGTTATATCGGTGCTAAGCGTGTGGCAGGTATTTAA
- a CDS encoding cytochrome c oxidase subunit II, translated as MHLHKYEKVWLVFGLGSLVLFLLIIGFAAFWKGTHPQSHIETIDPQNVEANESFQPENLGLTEVADGKYVVNMVASAFNYDFGKEDDGTATKTIRVPKGSTVLFQITSKDVVHGFQVAGTNVNMMVEPGHISRFEAVMKNSGEFTVVCNEYCGIGHHLMFGTVEVY; from the coding sequence ATGCATTTGCATAAATACGAAAAAGTTTGGCTAGTGTTCGGATTAGGTTCATTGGTTTTATTCTTACTGATTATCGGCTTTGCAGCGTTCTGGAAAGGAACACATCCGCAAAGTCACATTGAAACAATCGATCCGCAGAACGTCGAAGCAAACGAATCATTCCAGCCTGAGAATCTCGGTCTGACAGAAGTTGCTGACGGAAAGTATGTTGTCAATATGGTTGCGTCGGCATTTAACTACGATTTTGGTAAAGAAGATGACGGAACCGCTACTAAGACGATTCGTGTGCCTAAAGGTTCCACAGTTCTTTTCCAAATTACAAGTAAAGATGTCGTCCACGGATTCCAAGTGGCAGGCACAAATGTCAATATGATGGTGGAACCCGGACATATTAGCCGCTTTGAAGCCGTCATGAAAAACAGCGGCGAATTTACAGTAGTCTGTAATGAATATTGCGGCATCGGTCACCATTTGATGTTCGGCACAGTGGAGGTGTATTAA
- a CDS encoding glucosamine-6-phosphate deaminase, translating to MENIKWITVKNPEEGAKEVFNLISEELQHDRLHVLGLATGSTMIPVYDEWTNSQLDFSNVTAFNLDEYVGLGADNPNSYAYFMKQHLFSKKPFKATYIPNGMAEDLDEECKEYERKLNSNPLDIQLLGVGENGHIAFNEPGTSFDSVTHVAKLTESTLDVNSQYFENDDKIPNIALTMGISSITNAKKLIMVAFGEKKRAAMEKLKSGEVTADWPITKLLRHDDVVVITDLQID from the coding sequence ATGGAAAACATTAAATGGATTACAGTGAAAAACCCTGAAGAGGGAGCAAAAGAAGTTTTCAACCTGATTTCCGAAGAACTTCAACATGATAGATTGCACGTGCTGGGACTGGCAACAGGAAGCACGATGATCCCGGTTTATGACGAATGGACAAACTCGCAGCTGGACTTTTCTAATGTTACAGCATTCAATTTAGACGAATATGTCGGATTAGGTGCAGACAATCCTAATAGCTATGCATACTTTATGAAACAGCATTTATTCAGCAAAAAACCGTTCAAAGCGACATATATTCCAAATGGCATGGCGGAAGACTTAGATGAAGAGTGCAAAGAGTACGAGCGGAAGCTGAACTCCAACCCGCTGGATATTCAGCTGCTTGGAGTAGGAGAGAATGGCCATATTGCATTCAACGAACCCGGAACGTCATTTGATTCTGTCACACATGTTGCAAAACTCACAGAATCCACGCTGGATGTTAACAGTCAGTACTTCGAAAATGATGATAAAATTCCGAACATCGCGTTAACGATGGGAATCTCATCCATTACCAATGCAAAGAAACTGATTATGGTTGCGTTCGGAGAGAAAAAGCGCGCAGCAATGGAAAAGTTAAAGTCTGGTGAAGTGACAGCAGACTGGCCAATCACTAAACTATTGCGTCACGATGACGTCGTAGTCATCACTGATTTACAGATTGACTGA